A stretch of the Calypte anna isolate BGI_N300 chromosome 5, bCalAnn1_v1.p, whole genome shotgun sequence genome encodes the following:
- the LOC103536110 gene encoding rho-related GTP-binding protein RhoF: MQAERGGQNPGPPKAEVKVVVVGDGGCGKTSLLVAFARGDFPKVYVPTVFEKYTATLQIGSKPVTVHLWDTAGQEDYDRLRPLSYSDANVVLICFDVTNPNSYDNIVTKWYPEVNHFCKGVPVLLVGCKTDLRRDPEVQQKLREGHLEPISRQQGEAMARQVHAVSYLECSARYQENIRDIFAEACAVALSAARRTQRRKRPPRGCVLC; this comes from the exons ATGCAGGCGGAACGTGGGGGGCAGAACCCGGGACCCCCCAAGGCCGAGGTCAAGGTTGTCGTGGTGGGGGACGGGGGCTGCGGGAAGACGTCTCTGCTGGTGGCCTTCGCTAGAGGGGACTTCCCCAAG GTCTATGTCCCCACCGTCTTCGAGAAGTACACAGCCACCCTCCAGATTGGCAGCAAGCCCGTGACAGTCCACCTCTGGGACACAGCAg GACAGGAAGACTATGACAGGCTGCGCCCGCTGTCCTACTCGGACGCCAACGTCGTCCTCATTTGCTTTGATGTCACCAACCCCAACAGCTACGACAACATCGTCACGAAG TGGTACCCGGAGGTGAACCACTTCTGCAAAGGTGTCCCGGTGCTGCTGGTGGGCTGCAAGACCGACCTGCGGCGGGACCCGGAGGTGCAGCAGAAGCTCCGGGAGGGACACCTGGAGCCCATCTCCCGCCAGCAG GGAGAGGCCATGGCCCGGCAGGTCCACGCCGTGTCCTACCTGGAGTGCTCGGCCAGGTACCAGGAGAACATCAGGGACATCTTCGCGGAGGCCTGCGCTGTCGCGCTCAGCGCCGCACGCCGGACCCAGCGCAGGAAGAGACCCCCGAGGGGCTGcgtgctctgctga
- the LOC103536109 gene encoding mas-related G-protein coupled receptor member H, whose protein sequence is MELRQPSPPPTSPLPEMDDGDKPCSMDVTDMALDGTTMLIGLLGLVGNGAVLWLLGFRIHRNPITVYILNLAVSDFTFLLFVVTSSLLYLLENFSCSTLVPLVYLRTLFLLSLFSYNMGLYLLTAISIERCVSILCPLWYRCRRPQCLSAVVCALLWALSVAVIAAVTSLCLFHEHEPCRMALISMYLLNFLIFAPPMVISNVILFIKVLCGSTRRQPKRVYIVIFLTVLFFLIFGVPLSIWNFLQQFSYSLVSSQVVFLLASINSSINPFIYFLVGSCRRHCSLVSLQVAFQRVFEETGVTTISS, encoded by the coding sequence ATGGAGCTGAGGCAGCCATCCCCACCTCCCACGTCACCCCTGCCAGAGATGGATGATGGGGACAAACCCTGCAGTATGGATGTCACCGACATGGCCTTAGATGGCACCACGATGCTCATTGGCCTCTTGGGGCTGGTGGGGAACGGGGCTGTCCTCTGGCTCCTTGGCTTCCGCATCCACAGGAACCCCATCACTGTCTACATCCTCAACTTGGCCGTCTCTGACttcaccttcctcctcttcGTGGTCACCTCCTCCCTCTTATACCTGCTGGAGAACTTCTCCTGCTCCACTCTCGTGCCTTTGGTCTACCTGAGGACACTTTTCCTGCTCTCCTTGTTCTCCTACAACATGGGGCTCTATCTCCTCACAGCCATCAGCATCGAGAGGTGTGTGTCCATCCTCTGCCCCCTCTGGTACCGCTGCCGCCGCCCCCAGTGTTTGTCAGCCGTGGTGTGTGCCCTGCTCTGGGCTCTCTCCGTGGCTGTCATTGCTGCAGTGACTTCCCTGTGCCTGTTCCACGAGCATGAGCCCTGCAGGATGGCTCTCATCTCCATGTACCTCCTCAACTTCCTCATCTTTGCCCCACCCATGGTCATTTCCAACGTGATCCTGTTCATTAAGGTCCTTTGTGGCTCCACGAGACGTCAGCCCAAGAGGGTCTACATCGTTATCTTCCTCACCgtcctcttcttcctcatctttggGGTTCCCCTCAGCATCTGGAATTTCCTGCAGCAGTTCAGCTACTCCCTCGTGTCCTCCCAGGTGGTTTTCCTGCTCGCCAGCATCAACAGCAGCATCAACCCCTTCATCTACTTCTTGGTGGGGAGCTGCCGGAGGCACTGCTCCTTGGTGTCCCTCCAGGTCGCCTTCCAGAGGGTCTTTGAAGAGACAGGGGTCACCACCATCTCCAGCTAA
- the LOC103536117 gene encoding mas-related G-protein coupled receptor member H encodes MELNHSSPPPAPPTLTHDGDKPCSMDVTDMALDGTTMLIGLLGLVGNGAVLWLLGFHIHRNPITVYILNLAVSDFTFLLFVVTSSLLYLLENFSCSTLVPLVYLRTLFLLSLFSYNMGLYLLTAISIERCVSILCPSTHHPQCLSAVVCALLWALSVAVIAAVTSLCLFHEHEPCRMALISMYLLNFLIFAPPMVISSTIYFIKVLCSSQQHQPRRLYIAIFLSILFFLIFALPLSIWNFLQQFSYSLVSSQVVFLLASINSSINPFIYFLVGSCRRHCSLMSLQVTFQRVFEEPEDNTACSNTTTMDTLAQAC; translated from the coding sequence ATGGAGCTGAACCACTCGTCCCCACCTCCTGCACCACCCACACTGACCCATGATGGGGACAAACCCTGCAGTATGGATGTCACCGACATGGCCTTAGATGGCACCACGATGCTCATTGGCCTCTTGGGGCTGGTGGGGAACGGGGCTGTCCTCTGGCTCCTTGGCTTCCACATCCACAGGAACCCCATCACCGTCTACATCCTCAACTTGGCCGTCTCTGACttcaccttcctcctcttcGTGGTCACCTCCTCCCTCTTATACCTGCTGGAGAACTTCTCCTGCTCCACTCTCGTGCCTTTGGTCTACCTGAGGACACTTTTCCTGCTCTCCTTGTTCTCCTACAACATGGGGCTCTATCTCCTCACAGCCATCAGCATCGAGAGGTGTGTGTCCatcctctgccccagcacccaccacccccAGTGTTTGTCAGCCGTGGTGTGTGCCCTGCTCTGGGCTCTCTCCGTTGCTGTCATTGCTGCAGTGACTTCCCTGTGCCTGTTCCACGAGCACGAGCCCTGCAGGATGGCTCTCATCTCCATGTACCTCCTCAACTTCCTCATCTTTGCCCCACCCATGGTCATTTCCAGCACAATCTACTTCATTAAGGTCCtttgcagctcccagcagcaccaaccCAGGAGGCTCTACATCGCCAtcttcctctccatcctcttcttcctcatcttcGCTCTTCCCCTCAGCATCTGGAATTTCCTGCAGCAGTTCAGCTACTCCCTCGTGTCCTCCCAGGTGGTTTTCCTGCTCGCCAGCATCAACAGCAGCATCAACCCCTTCATCTACTTCTTGGTGGGGAGCTGCCGGAGGCACTGCTCCTTGATGTCCCTCCAGGTCACCTTCCAGAGGGTCTTTGAAGAGCCAGAGGACAACACAGCCTGCAGCAACACCACCACCATGGACACTCTGGCCCAAGCCTGTTGA